The region TGGTGCATATTTTGGCGATAAAATGTCGCCACTTTCTGACACCACAAATTTGGCCCCGGCCATGGCAGGTACCGACTTATTTACGCATATTAAATATATGGCATACACAACAGTGCCAACTATTATAGTTACGTTAATTGTTTTTGCCATTTTAAGCGCTAAAGTAGATACTACTGGAGATGCCGATGTTAGTAATTTATTAGTCTCTATTGATAATACATTTAATATTACCCCTTTATTATTTATTGTTCCAGGGGTTGTAATTGCAATGATTTTAATGAAAACAAAACCTTTAATTGCCTTAGGCGTTGGAGTTCTTTTGGCTGCAATTTTTGCTATGATTTTTCAAGCTGATGTGTTAGCTAGTTTGTCTGACTCTAAAATAGGTACAATTATCAACTCAATTTTAACAGATACGCAAATACAAACCGATAATGAAAAACTAACCGAATTATTTGCTTCAGGAGGAATGAATGGTATGTTATGGACCATCTTTTTAATTGTTTGTGCAATGGTTTTTGGCGGTATTATGGATGCTATTGGTGCGTTAGCTAAAATTACCAAAAGTTTATTAGCAGTTGCTAGTTCTATTTTTGGTTTGTTTGCAAGTACAGTAGTAAGCTGTTTAGGATTAAATATTGTGGCTTCAGACCAATATTTAGCTTTGGTAATTCCTGGTAAAATGTTTAAAAAAGCTTATGAAGACAAAGGTTTAGCACCAGAAAATTTAAGTAGAACTTTAGAAGATTCAGGAACTGTAACTTCCGTGTTAATTCCTTGGAATACC is a window of Polaribacter litorisediminis DNA encoding:
- the nhaC gene encoding Na+/H+ antiporter NhaC, with protein sequence MQDNKNLSEIENENQKIIDNKELNLLESLIPVVILMCLLAYNIFLVESQEWLGAYTNQYILLMGGAVAAIVGVFNKVAFKTMITEVWENWKSVFVPIMILFLVGALAGTWLVSGIIPAMVYYGLQVLSPEIFLPASVIIAAIISIATGSSWTTSATVGIALIGIGSALGIPTGMIAGAVISGAYFGDKMSPLSDTTNLAPAMAGTDLFTHIKYMAYTTVPTIIVTLIVFAILSAKVDTTGDADVSNLLVSIDNTFNITPLLFIVPGVVIAMILMKTKPLIALGVGVLLAAIFAMIFQADVLASLSDSKIGTIINSILTDTQIQTDNEKLTELFASGGMNGMLWTIFLIVCAMVFGGIMDAIGALAKITKSLLAVASSIFGLFASTVVSCLGLNIVASDQYLALVIPGKMFKKAYEDKGLAPENLSRTLEDSGTVTSVLIPWNTCGAYQSGVLGVSVADYFVYAIFNYLSPFTTLLFAALNIKIRQLVKK